In the genome of Montipora foliosa isolate CH-2021 chromosome 3, ASM3666993v2, whole genome shotgun sequence, one region contains:
- the LOC137995958 gene encoding tigger transposable element-derived protein 6-like: MASKCSNCDTETKYKCIKCELAVCNKGCSVFAPETTDGWKAGARVGYCVRCSKTSAPCLVEKKKTENDQKSEDIQDSFRQASSSSERHPASSKARGNRSCLNLSKRVELIRCHRENPKLGVRKLAEKFGCGKTQVAGIIKDEENIMKEWESNEGRAGMKRVNQQKFYEVNQYLWKWYSTCRQSNIPISGPMLQEEALIIAKRLGGDSGEFNASNGWLDRWKKRYNICEMNVAGEEGDVSQATLDSWSERARELMAGYKPENVWNMDETGQFWKALPDKSLSERGKRCRGGKQAKQRLTWAFFVSASGEKENPIVIGKSLNPRCFKNLRDRSFPHSCHYYANEKAWMNSELMGVILSKLNRRMKRENRHILLFLDNAPCHPHSHADMFSNVKLAFLPKNSTSRSQPLDAGIIKAWKVKTKRKLLRYICSQVDSNNKASEIVKSVHLLQAIQWGKQAWDEVDQETVQKCFKKVGLSPDEVDMEEGIDDPFEGEDMMSLEELCAKLGTTETVTAQEFVGADDEVPSCPETIDISQPSWRAELRRNLLEEDEADGSEPSAKEGKVDEAGNEEFDCSVKEPSVKSSTEARKMVLQLSEFADFGGHEKLSNALLTVQDILFDMEFNAPKKQSVIGDYFHPHV; the protein is encoded by the coding sequence ATGGCTTCGAAATGCTCGAACTGCGACACAGAGACAAAATACAAATGTATCAAGTGTGAATTGGCAGTGTGCAATAAGGGCTGCTCTGTATTTGCACCAGAAACAACGGATGGATGGAAGGCGGGAGCGAGAGTAGGCTACTGTGTGCGATGTAGTAAAACCTCTGCACCTTGTCTGGTCGAGAAgaagaaaacagagaatgatCAGAAATCTGAAGATATTCAAGATTCCTTTAGGCAAGCTTCCAGTTCTAGTGAAAGACATCCGGCTTCAAGTAAGGCACGTGGCAatagaagctgcctgaatttatCAAAGCGGGTTGAGCTGATACGATGTCACAGGGAAAATCCAAAGCTCGGCGTAAGAAAACTAGCTGAGAAATTTGGTTGCGGAAAGACTCAAGTCGCAGGGATAATTAAAGATGAGGAAAATATTATGAAAGAATGGGAGTCAAACGAAGGTCGGGCTGGTATGAAGAGAGTAAATCAGCAGAAATTCTACGAGGTCAACCAATATCTCTGGAAATGGTATTCGACATGTAGGCAGTCCAATATTCCAATAAGTGGTCCAATGCTTCAAGAAGAAGCGCTTATCATTGCAAAACGTCTAGGTGGTGACTCGGGAGAATTCAATGCTTCCAACGGGTGGTTGGACAGGTGGAAGAAAAGATATAACATATGTGAGATGAATGTTGCTGGCGAAGAGGGAGATGTCAGTCAGGCTACTCTCGACAGCTGGTCAGAACGTGCGCGGGAATTAATGGCAGGGTACAAACCAGAGAATGTATGGAATATGGACGAGACGGGGCAATTTTGGAAAGCCTTACCAGACAAGAGTTTGTCTGAGCGTGGAAAGCGCTGTCGAGGTggcaagcaagcaaagcaaagATTAACGTGGGCATTCTTTGTAAGCGCATCCGGTGAAAAAGAAAATCCAATCGTTATTGGTAAAAGCCTTAATCCGCGATGCTTCAAGAATTTGCGTGACCGAAGTTTTCCTCACAGCTgccattattatgcaaacgagAAGGCTTGGATGAATTCGGAATTAATGGGAGTCATTCTTTCTAAGCTGAACAGGCGCATGAAGCGTGAGAATCGCCACATTCTACTTTTTCTTGATAACGCGCCATGCCACCCACATTCCCATGCGGACATGTTTTCAAATGTAAAACTTGCCTTCCTACCAAAGAATAGCACATCCCGCAGCCAGCCTCTTGATGCAGGAATCATCAAGGCGTGGAAAGTGAAAACGAAGCGAAAACTTCTACGTTATATATGCAGTCAGGTCGACAGTAACAATAAGGCAAGTGAAATTGTTAAGTCTGTGCACCTATTGCAAGCGATTCAATGGGGCAAACAAGCCTGGGATGAGGTGGACCAAGAAACAGTACAGAAATGTTTCAAGAAAGTGGGATTGTCCCCGGATGAGGTTGACATGGAAGAGGGCATCGACGATCCCTTTGAGGGAGAAGATATGATGAGTCTGGAAGAATTATGTGCAAAGCTTGGCACAACTGAGACGGTAACTGCTCAAGAATTCGTTGGTGCTGACGACGAAGTCCCTTCGTGCCCTGAAACCATCGACATTTCTCAACCGTCTTGGCGTGCAGAATTGAGGAGAAATCTTCTGGAAGAGGACGAAGCCGACGGCAGTGAACCATCAGCCAAAGAGGGCAAGGTGGATGAAGCGGGTAACGAAGAGTTTGACTGCAGTGTGAAGGAACCATCCGTGAAATCAAGTACAGAAGCCCGCAAGATGGTATTGCAGCTATCGGAATTTGCTGACTTTGGTGGACACGAAAAGCTGTCGAATGCACTGCTTACGGTGCAGGACATACTATTCGACATGGAGTTCAATGCGCCGAAAAAGCAATCAGTTATCGGCGATTATTTTCATCCACATGTTTAA